One Actinomadura viridis genomic region harbors:
- a CDS encoding amidohydrolase family protein: MDEGWRGRVIDAHGHLGSWFNFAIPDASPRSLLAVMDRAGVATMCVSHLLGVGPDARSGNALLLAELERHPGRFLGYAVYDPHDPRAEARAAGLLDAPGVIGLKLHPDTHEHPLDGPGYAPALALAAERGRLVLSHGQHGSPWSDPARFETVAARHPSLRILLGHAGLWPSGYAAAARVAGRHPNVTLEICGSRMTARHVAGLVAAVGADRVVFGSDALFLDLRVGLGRVVLAPLEPAERDMLLFGTMTRLLEDVR, from the coding sequence ATGGACGAAGGCTGGCGGGGCCGGGTCATCGACGCCCACGGCCACCTCGGCTCATGGTTCAACTTCGCGATCCCGGACGCGTCGCCGCGGAGCCTGCTCGCGGTGATGGACCGTGCCGGGGTGGCGACGATGTGCGTCTCCCACCTGCTCGGCGTCGGCCCGGACGCGCGGTCGGGCAACGCGCTCCTGCTCGCGGAGCTGGAACGCCACCCGGGACGGTTCCTCGGCTACGCGGTCTACGATCCGCACGACCCGCGGGCGGAGGCCCGCGCGGCCGGCCTGCTGGACGCCCCGGGCGTGATCGGGCTGAAACTCCATCCCGACACCCATGAGCACCCGCTCGACGGTCCCGGCTACGCGCCCGCGCTCGCCCTGGCCGCCGAGCGCGGGCGGCTGGTGCTCTCCCACGGCCAGCACGGCTCGCCGTGGTCGGATCCCGCGCGGTTCGAGACGGTCGCCGCCCGGCACCCGTCCCTGCGGATCCTGCTGGGCCACGCCGGGCTGTGGCCCTCGGGGTACGCCGCGGCCGCCCGCGTCGCCGGACGCCACCCGAACGTCACGCTGGAGATCTGCGGGTCGCGGATGACCGCGCGGCACGTGGCCGGGCTGGTGGCGGCGGTCGGCGCGGACCGCGTGGTCTTCGGGTCCGACGCGCTCTTCCTCGACCTGCGCGTCGGCCTGGGCCGGGTCGTCCTGGCGCCGCTCGAACCCGCGGAGCGCGACATGTTGCTGTTCGGCACGATGACACGCCTACTGGAGGACGTCCGATGA
- a CDS encoding DegT/DnrJ/EryC1/StrS family aminotransferase encodes MTLAIDGGTPVRTAGWPAWPPPATAEQRRLLLEVLDGGEWGATSGTKVGAFARAFAASMGARHGVCVVNGTVGLFLALRALGVGRDDEVIVPAYTFVASATAVVLAGARPVLADVTPDTLHLDPSAVERVIGPRTRAVMPVHLAGAPADTEALGDLCRAHGLASVEDAAQAHGASRHGRPAGTLGDAACFSFQSSKAMTAGEGGIIVTDDDRVHERAWSLHNVGRRLSGGWYEHPELGWNLRMTEFQAAVLLPQLGLLDGQIAARERAVAFLAGELEAFDGLDLLPAPEGTTRSTHHLGLLRYDSAAFGGRTKAEFIAAMAAEGVPLDAGYRSLSREAALLPYTEPVPCPVAEAAEDAVVWLRQHLLMADDEALCDIVTAAAKVRRAFRGP; translated from the coding sequence ATGACTCTGGCGATCGACGGCGGCACGCCCGTGCGGACCGCGGGATGGCCCGCCTGGCCGCCCCCCGCGACCGCCGAACAGCGCAGGCTGCTCCTGGAGGTGCTGGACGGCGGGGAATGGGGGGCCACGTCCGGGACGAAGGTCGGCGCGTTCGCCCGCGCGTTCGCCGCCTCCATGGGCGCGCGGCACGGCGTCTGCGTGGTCAACGGCACCGTCGGCCTGTTCCTGGCGCTCCGCGCCCTCGGCGTCGGCCGCGACGACGAGGTCATCGTCCCCGCGTACACCTTCGTGGCCAGCGCCACCGCGGTCGTGCTGGCGGGAGCGCGGCCGGTGCTCGCCGACGTCACGCCGGACACCCTGCACCTGGACCCTTCGGCCGTGGAACGGGTCATCGGCCCCCGCACCAGGGCCGTCATGCCCGTGCATCTGGCGGGCGCGCCGGCGGACACGGAAGCGCTCGGCGACCTGTGCCGCGCGCACGGCCTGGCGAGCGTGGAGGACGCGGCGCAGGCCCACGGGGCGTCCCGGCACGGCCGGCCGGCCGGGACGCTGGGCGACGCGGCGTGCTTCAGCTTCCAGTCGAGCAAGGCGATGACCGCGGGCGAGGGCGGCATCATCGTCACCGACGACGACCGGGTGCATGAGCGCGCCTGGTCGCTCCACAATGTCGGCCGCCGCCTCTCCGGCGGCTGGTACGAGCACCCCGAGCTGGGGTGGAACCTGCGCATGACGGAGTTCCAGGCGGCCGTCCTGCTGCCCCAGCTCGGCCTGCTGGACGGCCAGATCGCGGCCCGCGAGCGCGCGGTGGCCTTCCTGGCGGGCGAGCTGGAGGCGTTCGACGGGCTCGACCTCCTGCCCGCCCCCGAGGGAACCACGCGGAGCACCCATCACCTCGGACTGCTCCGCTACGACTCCGCCGCGTTCGGTGGCCGCACCAAGGCGGAGTTCATCGCGGCGATGGCGGCCGAGGGCGTCCCCCTGGACGCGGGCTACCGGTCCCTGTCCCGTGAGGCGGCCCTGCTGCCGTACACGGAGCCGGTGCCCTGTCCCGTCGCCGAGGCGGCCGAGGACGCCGTCGTGTGGCTGCGCCAGCACCTGCTGATGGCCGACGACGAGGCGCTGTGCGACATCGTCACCGCGGCGGCCAAGGTGCGGCGGGCCTTCCGCGG